In Accipiter gentilis chromosome 22, bAccGen1.1, whole genome shotgun sequence, the following are encoded in one genomic region:
- the TMEM62 gene encoding transmembrane protein 62 isoform X2, whose product MKELSLMATESLHSNHTVWFGHFPTSTIISPAPGIRTLMSSATAYLCGHLHTMGGLMPALHSQHRGGTLELELGDWMDNRKYRILAFDHDLLSFADLNFEEWPVVLITNPKSFLYSSSAHEPLVKILYSTHIRILAFSPSVIISVKVYIDRVHLGNAHQVSGPLYVLKWSPQNYSEGFHHIDVTVQDASGRISTRSHIFAMEENLSLRFGFWPSVILLTDHYVLARVLFGLMVLIQITLLVVFRYLQKPVLKEKPGLLTLTSYSLHVFSKTNTFYYSILVLNLYTILGPWFVGELIEGQVGACFSFGVFVGGSFLQGGLTFVVGILQMLFFNLPLMAYLCWCLLLRCQGHSFRSHIRHVRCLVAVLVHLVMALLLAWQVYSCYFLQRTYGTLAFFLSPMRMWLVVLTSALIYKTWTLKPAELRTYIVEMKNCQSS is encoded by the exons ATGAAAGAGCTATCTTTGATGGCAACAGAAAGTCTGCACAGCAATCATACTGTCTGGTTTGGCCATTTTCCCACCTCAACAAtcatctccccagccccaggaatACGAACATTAATGAG TTCTGCCACAGCCTATTTATGTGGACATCTCCATACAATGGGTGGGCTGATGCCAGCCTTGCACAGTCAACACCGTGGTGGCACTCTGGAACTCGAACTGGGAGACTGGATGGATAATAGGAA GTACCGGATCCTTGCGTTTGATCATGACCTCCTTAGCTTTGCAGATCTTAACTTTGAAGAATGGCCTGTAGTTCTTATTACCAATCCCAAATCCTTCCTTTACAGCAGTTCTGCTCATGAACCACTGGTCAAAATTCTTTATTCCACTCATATCAG AATTCTGGCCTTCTCTCCTTCTGTCATTATCTCTGTCAAAGTCTATATAGACAGAGTTCACTTGGGGAATGCACACCAGGTGTCTGGCCCTCTCTACGTACTGAAGTGGAGCCCGCAAAACTACAGTGAAGGGTTCCATCACATAGATGTGACTGTTCAG GATGCTTCAGGAAGAATTAGCACGCGGAGTCACATATTTGCTATGGAAGAAAACCTCTCTCTTAGATTTGGCTTTTGGCCATCTGTTATTCTTCTCACTGACCACTATGTTCTA GCTCGTGTGCTCTTTGGATTGATGGTGCTGATTCAGATCACCTTGCTCGTTGTTTTCAGATACCTCCAAAAGCCAGTGCTCAAAG AAAAGCCAGGATTACTCACTCTGACCTCGTATTCCCTTCATGTCTTCAGTAAAACAAACACCTTCTATTACTCAATTTTAGTTCTGAATTTATACACCATTCTAG GACCATGGTTTGTAGGTGAACTGATAGAAGGCCAGGTGGGGGCCTGTTTTTCCTTTGGGGTGTTCGTTGGTGGTTCCTTCTTACAGGGCGGTCTGACATTTGTGGTTGGGATTTTACag ATGTTGTTTTTCAACCTGCCATTAATGGCCTACCTGTGCTGGTGCCTGTTGCTGCGATGCCAGGGTCACAGCTTCCGCTCTCACATCCGTCACGTCCGATGCCTCGTGGCTGTGCTTGTTCACCTGGTGATGGCACTCCTCCTGGCCTGGCAGGTCTATTCCTGCTACTTCCTGCAGCGAACCTACGGGACCTtggctttcttcctctccccaatGAGAATGTGGCTGGTGGTGCTGACCTCAGCTCTGATTTATAAAACCTGGACACTGAAACCAGCTGAGCTCAGAACTTACATAGTAGAAATGAAAAACTGTCAGAGCTCCTGA
- the TMEM62 gene encoding transmembrane protein 62 isoform X1 yields MLKLAVGLLIAAAVALLLDSYPPSGTPPPAGQHRRRRAPQPAPGAEAANLLWVVQVSDIHISRFRDPKRAPDLEKFCSETIDVIQPALVLATGDLTDAKTRDKLGSEQVEAEWKTYQSILKRSRVMEKTKWIDIKGNHDSFNIPHLDSVQNYYRKYSAWRKDGSFHYIHTTSFGNYSFICVDATLSPGPKRPYNFFGILNTNQMKELSLMATESLHSNHTVWFGHFPTSTIISPAPGIRTLMSSATAYLCGHLHTMGGLMPALHSQHRGGTLELELGDWMDNRKYRILAFDHDLLSFADLNFEEWPVVLITNPKSFLYSSSAHEPLVKILYSTHIRILAFSPSVIISVKVYIDRVHLGNAHQVSGPLYVLKWSPQNYSEGFHHIDVTVQDASGRISTRSHIFAMEENLSLRFGFWPSVILLTDHYVLARVLFGLMVLIQITLLVVFRYLQKPVLKEKPGLLTLTSYSLHVFSKTNTFYYSILVLNLYTILGPWFVGELIEGQVGACFSFGVFVGGSFLQGGLTFVVGILQMLFFNLPLMAYLCWCLLLRCQGHSFRSHIRHVRCLVAVLVHLVMALLLAWQVYSCYFLQRTYGTLAFFLSPMRMWLVVLTSALIYKTWTLKPAELRTYIVEMKNCQSS; encoded by the exons ATGCTGAAGCTGGCGGTGGGGCTGCTGATAGCGGCCGCCGTGGCGCTGCTGCTGGACTCTTACCCCCCTTCGGGgaccccgccgccggcgggccaGCACCGCCGCCGGCGGGCCCCTCAGCCCGCCCCCGGGGCGGAGGCCGCCAACCTGCTGTGGGTAGTGCAG gtGTCAGATATTCATATCAGTAGATTTCGGGATCCCAAACGAGCTCCTGACTTAgaaaaattctgttctgaaaCAATTGATGTAATTCAGCCAGCACTTGTTCTAGCAACAG GTGACCTGACAGATGCCAAGACAAGAGATAAACTGGGATCTGAGCAGGTGGAAGCAGAATGGAAAACGTACCAGTCAATCCTGAAGAGATCAAGGGTCATGGAAAAAACCAAGTGGATAGACATCAAAGGGAATCATG ATTCATTCAACATTCCACACCTGGATAGTGTTCAGAATTATTACAG GAAATACTCTGCCTGGCGTAAAGATGGCTCTTTCCATTACATCCACACCACCTCTTTTGGGAACTATTCATTCATCTGTGTGGATGCCACACTCAGCCCAGGCCCTAAGAGACCCTATAATTTCTTTGGGATTTTAAACACG AATCAAATGAAAGAGCTATCTTTGATGGCAACAGAAAGTCTGCACAGCAATCATACTGTCTGGTTTGGCCATTTTCCCACCTCAACAAtcatctccccagccccaggaatACGAACATTAATGAG TTCTGCCACAGCCTATTTATGTGGACATCTCCATACAATGGGTGGGCTGATGCCAGCCTTGCACAGTCAACACCGTGGTGGCACTCTGGAACTCGAACTGGGAGACTGGATGGATAATAGGAA GTACCGGATCCTTGCGTTTGATCATGACCTCCTTAGCTTTGCAGATCTTAACTTTGAAGAATGGCCTGTAGTTCTTATTACCAATCCCAAATCCTTCCTTTACAGCAGTTCTGCTCATGAACCACTGGTCAAAATTCTTTATTCCACTCATATCAG AATTCTGGCCTTCTCTCCTTCTGTCATTATCTCTGTCAAAGTCTATATAGACAGAGTTCACTTGGGGAATGCACACCAGGTGTCTGGCCCTCTCTACGTACTGAAGTGGAGCCCGCAAAACTACAGTGAAGGGTTCCATCACATAGATGTGACTGTTCAG GATGCTTCAGGAAGAATTAGCACGCGGAGTCACATATTTGCTATGGAAGAAAACCTCTCTCTTAGATTTGGCTTTTGGCCATCTGTTATTCTTCTCACTGACCACTATGTTCTA GCTCGTGTGCTCTTTGGATTGATGGTGCTGATTCAGATCACCTTGCTCGTTGTTTTCAGATACCTCCAAAAGCCAGTGCTCAAAG AAAAGCCAGGATTACTCACTCTGACCTCGTATTCCCTTCATGTCTTCAGTAAAACAAACACCTTCTATTACTCAATTTTAGTTCTGAATTTATACACCATTCTAG GACCATGGTTTGTAGGTGAACTGATAGAAGGCCAGGTGGGGGCCTGTTTTTCCTTTGGGGTGTTCGTTGGTGGTTCCTTCTTACAGGGCGGTCTGACATTTGTGGTTGGGATTTTACag ATGTTGTTTTTCAACCTGCCATTAATGGCCTACCTGTGCTGGTGCCTGTTGCTGCGATGCCAGGGTCACAGCTTCCGCTCTCACATCCGTCACGTCCGATGCCTCGTGGCTGTGCTTGTTCACCTGGTGATGGCACTCCTCCTGGCCTGGCAGGTCTATTCCTGCTACTTCCTGCAGCGAACCTACGGGACCTtggctttcttcctctccccaatGAGAATGTGGCTGGTGGTGCTGACCTCAGCTCTGATTTATAAAACCTGGACACTGAAACCAGCTGAGCTCAGAACTTACATAGTAGAAATGAAAAACTGTCAGAGCTCCTGA
- the TMEM62 gene encoding transmembrane protein 62 isoform X3 — protein MENVPVNPEEIKGHGKNQVDRHQRESWKYSAWRKDGSFHYIHTTSFGNYSFICVDATLSPGPKRPYNFFGILNTNQMKELSLMATESLHSNHTVWFGHFPTSTIISPAPGIRTLMSSATAYLCGHLHTMGGLMPALHSQHRGGTLELELGDWMDNRKYRILAFDHDLLSFADLNFEEWPVVLITNPKSFLYSSSAHEPLVKILYSTHIRILAFSPSVIISVKVYIDRVHLGNAHQVSGPLYVLKWSPQNYSEGFHHIDVTVQDASGRISTRSHIFAMEENLSLRFGFWPSVILLTDHYVLARVLFGLMVLIQITLLVVFRYLQKPVLKEKPGLLTLTSYSLHVFSKTNTFYYSILVLNLYTILGPWFVGELIEGQVGACFSFGVFVGGSFLQGGLTFVVGILQMLFFNLPLMAYLCWCLLLRCQGHSFRSHIRHVRCLVAVLVHLVMALLLAWQVYSCYFLQRTYGTLAFFLSPMRMWLVVLTSALIYKTWTLKPAELRTYIVEMKNCQSS, from the exons ATGGAAAACGTACCAGTCAATCCTGAAGAGATCAAGGGTCATGGAAAAAACCAAGTGGATAGACATCAAAGGGAATCATG GAAATACTCTGCCTGGCGTAAAGATGGCTCTTTCCATTACATCCACACCACCTCTTTTGGGAACTATTCATTCATCTGTGTGGATGCCACACTCAGCCCAGGCCCTAAGAGACCCTATAATTTCTTTGGGATTTTAAACACG AATCAAATGAAAGAGCTATCTTTGATGGCAACAGAAAGTCTGCACAGCAATCATACTGTCTGGTTTGGCCATTTTCCCACCTCAACAAtcatctccccagccccaggaatACGAACATTAATGAG TTCTGCCACAGCCTATTTATGTGGACATCTCCATACAATGGGTGGGCTGATGCCAGCCTTGCACAGTCAACACCGTGGTGGCACTCTGGAACTCGAACTGGGAGACTGGATGGATAATAGGAA GTACCGGATCCTTGCGTTTGATCATGACCTCCTTAGCTTTGCAGATCTTAACTTTGAAGAATGGCCTGTAGTTCTTATTACCAATCCCAAATCCTTCCTTTACAGCAGTTCTGCTCATGAACCACTGGTCAAAATTCTTTATTCCACTCATATCAG AATTCTGGCCTTCTCTCCTTCTGTCATTATCTCTGTCAAAGTCTATATAGACAGAGTTCACTTGGGGAATGCACACCAGGTGTCTGGCCCTCTCTACGTACTGAAGTGGAGCCCGCAAAACTACAGTGAAGGGTTCCATCACATAGATGTGACTGTTCAG GATGCTTCAGGAAGAATTAGCACGCGGAGTCACATATTTGCTATGGAAGAAAACCTCTCTCTTAGATTTGGCTTTTGGCCATCTGTTATTCTTCTCACTGACCACTATGTTCTA GCTCGTGTGCTCTTTGGATTGATGGTGCTGATTCAGATCACCTTGCTCGTTGTTTTCAGATACCTCCAAAAGCCAGTGCTCAAAG AAAAGCCAGGATTACTCACTCTGACCTCGTATTCCCTTCATGTCTTCAGTAAAACAAACACCTTCTATTACTCAATTTTAGTTCTGAATTTATACACCATTCTAG GACCATGGTTTGTAGGTGAACTGATAGAAGGCCAGGTGGGGGCCTGTTTTTCCTTTGGGGTGTTCGTTGGTGGTTCCTTCTTACAGGGCGGTCTGACATTTGTGGTTGGGATTTTACag ATGTTGTTTTTCAACCTGCCATTAATGGCCTACCTGTGCTGGTGCCTGTTGCTGCGATGCCAGGGTCACAGCTTCCGCTCTCACATCCGTCACGTCCGATGCCTCGTGGCTGTGCTTGTTCACCTGGTGATGGCACTCCTCCTGGCCTGGCAGGTCTATTCCTGCTACTTCCTGCAGCGAACCTACGGGACCTtggctttcttcctctccccaatGAGAATGTGGCTGGTGGTGCTGACCTCAGCTCTGATTTATAAAACCTGGACACTGAAACCAGCTGAGCTCAGAACTTACATAGTAGAAATGAAAAACTGTCAGAGCTCCTGA